Below is a window of Paenibacillus bovis DNA.
GAACAGGCGAATGGAAGACGAAGTGCGGAAATGATTATTCCTTATCCTCCTGGTATCCCTATATTGTATCCGGGTGAATATATTGGCGAACAAGTACATGCTCAGTTAATGCTCGTGCGTAACCATCATATGAAGGTGCAGGGAGCTATGGATACTTCTTTGAATACGATTCGTGTCTACATCTAATCCGGATAACAAAATGACCGAAAAGTTCATATGATATAATAAAGGTATATAAACGTATAGCAGTCTATACGCTGCTGCAATATTATCAAAAGATGAGGCCAGTATTGCAATCTGGACCGGTGAACATGGAAAGCAGGAATACAATGAAACAAAATGGATTGTTTATTGCAATTGAAGGTATGGATGGCAGTGGCAAAACAAGTCAGCTGGAACGGATCAAGCAATATCTGACTGAGAAAAAGGTTTCTTTTTTATCAACAAGGGAACCGGGTGGTATTCCGGTATCGGAGCAGATACGTAATGTGATTCTGAACGTAGACAATCATATGAGCGGTCTGACAGAGTGCCTGCTCTACGCCAGCGCACGCAGGGAGCATCTGATCCAGAAGGTTATCCCGGCTGTACAGTCAGGCCAGCTGGTCATCTGTGACCGATATGTGATGTCTTCACTTGCGTATCAGGGGTATGGACGTGAACTCGGCCAGGCTGTTCTGGATATTAACCGTCTGGCGATTCAGGTCGATCAGCGTGAATACTGGGCAGATGTGAATATTTATATTAATGTTCGTCCGGAAGTAGGGCTGGAGCGGATCATGGCCAAAACAAGCGATCGGGAGATCAACCGGCTGGATCTGGAAGCGATTGATTTCCATCATCGTGTATACGAGGGTTATACGAAGCTGTCAACGCAGTATGCAGAACAGTTCATTATTATTAATGGTGAACAGAGTGAAGAAGAAGTATTTGAGGAGATTCGGCACGTATTGGAGAAGCTGCTGGCTGTCCAGCCTGAACAAGCAAGTGAGTTAGAATAGAAGAAAGTGGTTACAATATTGGAACCAGGATTGAAAAAAAGGATTTTGCATAGGTTGTGTCAAATGAGTAATAGAGGAAAAGATGCTAGATTCTGATCGAGGAGGCCATGATAATGAAACTGATTATAGCGATTGTACAAGATAAAGACAGTAACCGTTTGTCCGGAGAGCTGGTAAAGGCAAACTTCCGTGCAACCAAGCTGGCAAGTACCGGGGGATTTCTGCGAGCAGGAAATACAACGTTTCTGATCGGGGTAGATGATAGTCAGATTGAGGCGGTTATGGATGTTATTCGCAACAGCTGTAAGATTCGTGAACAACTGGTTACTCCTGTTACGCCGATGAGCGGTACGACCGATTCGTATCTGCCACTTCCGGTAGAAGTTCAAGTCGGCGGAGCGACGGTATTTGTACTGCCGGTTGAGCGTTTCGAACACTTCTAATCCATTTTTATTTCATATTATTCAGTAAAAGTGTAAATTTACGTAATTCCTGTGCAACATAGCATGCAATAAATAGTATAATAAATAGAAGGTAAGGATCGGGGACAGTTACTGGCACCGGTCCATCTTCTTTATATGGGCGTAAATGTACAATCGGGGTAGTGCTGTACAAATTGCGTTATATGAAATATAAATTTCTTTTTTTTCCGTTTTGCTATTCTTTAATGGCTGTATTTGAACGATACTGATATATATATCAGTATTTGGCAGACCATTCACACCGGCAATGATTTAGCTGCAGGCTAATTACGATAAAGATGGTTAAGAGCCAGTGTATTCCTATTACAGGTGCAATGGAAAGGAAGAGATTTATGAAAATTAATCCCGGTTACCCGATGATGAAGAGTAACCCTATTATATCGGATACTCCCAACAAAGTTGTTCAGCAAAAGAATTTCTCGGATGTACTGCAGAGTCATGGTACGCAGGCTACACATGATGAGGTACAGCGCCAATTCAGAGAGATTCAGATGCAGGGTGAGCGTCTGGCCAAATCTATGACACTGCGCGAACTGAAATCCTACCAGATGCTGGTCAAGCGCTTTCTGGAAGATACGGTTCGTCGCGGTATCAAGTTAAAAGAAACACACAGCTTCGATCGTCGCGGACGCAGCAAAAAATACAAGCTGCTGGATGAAGTGGATGCTGCACTGATCAGTATGGCAGAAGATCTGCTGAACAGTGAGCAGGGACGAATCGAGTTGCTGCAGCGAATGGGCGAAATTCGCGGCATGCTGGTTAATTTCCTGTACTGATCCATTTCCATATTCGCTGACGAGAATACAGTTAGTACATGGCAGAAGCGGACGTTACAAAGAAGTTCGAACAGGATCAGATATATCATTAAGCTATGATCCGATAATGGCGATGGTTGATAATCAGGATTCTGATTGTGGACGCATAGATGTAATATCAAGGCAGGACAGGAAGCCTGCAGCCATACAACATTCGACTTGTACAGGTGATGTTGATGACTGCAGGCTTCGGGTACGGTAAGGAGGAAGTATGTCTTTTCAGGAGATTATAGGACAGGAAATGGCAAAGCGCGTATTACAGAACGGACTGCGAAGCCAGAAAATCTCACATGCCTATTTGTTTAATGGACCCGCAGGCAGCGGCCAGTTGAAAATGGCCCGCAGCTTTGCCCAGGCACTGGTATGCATACACCAGGGGGAAGAAGGATGCGGAGAGTGTATCGAATGCCGCAAAATGGAGCATGGCAATCATCCGGATTTTCATCTGGTGGTACCGGATGGCAATTCGATCAAAATCGAACAAATTCGCGAGTTGCAGCGGATTTTTTCCTATCGTTCCGAAGCGGGCAACCGCAAAATATATATTATCAAAGATGCCGATAAAATGACGGTTCAGGCTTCCAACAGTCTACTCAAATTCCTGGAGGAACCGCCTGCACCAGCTGTAGCGATTCTGCTGACCGAAAATGTACAGTCTATTCTGCCGACTATTCGCTCACGTACACAGCCGGTTATGTTTACCGCTCTGGACCCGCAGCAAATGACGCAAATTTTGGCTGATGAGAACTTTCCGATGCCACTTATACGTTGTGCGGTACAGATCGCTTCCGATCCGGATGAATGTCGTGAACTTCTAAGTGAGAATTGGTTTGCAGAAATTAGAAACGTAGTGTTACAATTAGGGAAGGAATCCGCAGGTAGAGGGAGTATAAGCCTTATTACCGCGCAGCAAAAGCTGTTCAAAGGCGGACTGGGAGATCATCTGGAGCGAATATTTGATCTTTTCCATCTATGGTTCAAAGATATGATCCATATCCAGATCGGCAGAAATGAAAGTATCGTTTTTATAGATCAGTTAGAGTCTCTCTCCAAGGTGGCTCACACCCGCAGCATGCAGCATTGGGTATCCTGTATGGCGCTTGCTGCCGAAAGTAAGAAAATGCTTCGCTCTCATGTGAATGGGCAGCTGTGTATGGAGCAGTTTCTGATAGGGGTAAGTGGCTAAGGTATAGAGGAAACTTCTGTAACTGGACGGGCAGTGTACACATCATGCGCAACACATTACTGGAAGAGCAGCGACTTTTTCAAAACACGCCATGTCCGTGAGAACTAGAAGGGATCTTCTTATCGTTTTTGCAGCAAGAAGTAGGAACGGTATTGGCAAATGAGGAGGCTTATCTTTTGTATAACGTAGTAGGCGTCCGCTTCAAAAAGGCGGGTAAAATATATTACTTTGATCCGCTTGAATTTGCAGTGGATAGCGAGCAGCATGTTATTGTCGAGACAGCAAGAGGGATCGAATATGGCAAGGTTGTGATTGGGCGCAAGCAGGTCAATGAAGATGATGTGGTTCTTCCTTTGAAGAAAGTCATTCGGATTGCCGGCAATGAAGATGCGCAGATCGTTGAAGAAAACAGGGTTGCGGCGAAGAATGCATTTGCGACCTGTCTGAAGAAAATCAAAGAACACCAGCTCAAAATGAAGCTGGTCGACGTTGAATATACATTCGACCGCAACAAGATCATTTTTTATTTTACTGCGGAAGGCAGAGTGGATTTTCGGGAATTGGTCAAGGATCTGGCCAGCATTTTCCGTACACGGATCGAACTTCGGCAAATCGGGGTTCGGGATGAAGCGAAAATGCTGGGAGGGATTGGTCCCTGCGGACGAATCCTGTGTTGTTCTTCCTGGCTGGGTGATTTTGAACCCGTGTCGATCAAAATGGCCAAAGATCAGAGCTTGTCTCTGAACCCGACCAAAATCTCGGGATTGTGCGGTCGTCTGATGTGTTGTCTGAAGTTTGAACATGACAATTATGAAAGTATCAAAGAAGAACTTCCTGCTGTGGG
It encodes the following:
- the tmk gene encoding dTMP kinase: MKQNGLFIAIEGMDGSGKTSQLERIKQYLTEKKVSFLSTREPGGIPVSEQIRNVILNVDNHMSGLTECLLYASARREHLIQKVIPAVQSGQLVICDRYVMSSLAYQGYGRELGQAVLDINRLAIQVDQREYWADVNIYINVRPEVGLERIMAKTSDREINRLDLEAIDFHHRVYEGYTKLSTQYAEQFIIINGEQSEEEVFEEIRHVLEKLLAVQPEQASELE
- a CDS encoding cyclic-di-AMP receptor, with translation MKLIIAIVQDKDSNRLSGELVKANFRATKLASTGGFLRAGNTTFLIGVDDSQIEAVMDVIRNSCKIREQLVTPVTPMSGTTDSYLPLPVEVQVGGATVFVLPVERFEHF
- a CDS encoding YaaR family protein; protein product: MKINPGYPMMKSNPIISDTPNKVVQQKNFSDVLQSHGTQATHDEVQRQFREIQMQGERLAKSMTLRELKSYQMLVKRFLEDTVRRGIKLKETHSFDRRGRSKKYKLLDEVDAALISMAEDLLNSEQGRIELLQRMGEIRGMLVNFLY
- the holB gene encoding DNA polymerase III subunit delta', whose translation is MSFQEIIGQEMAKRVLQNGLRSQKISHAYLFNGPAGSGQLKMARSFAQALVCIHQGEEGCGECIECRKMEHGNHPDFHLVVPDGNSIKIEQIRELQRIFSYRSEAGNRKIYIIKDADKMTVQASNSLLKFLEEPPAPAVAILLTENVQSILPTIRSRTQPVMFTALDPQQMTQILADENFPMPLIRCAVQIASDPDECRELLSENWFAEIRNVVLQLGKESAGRGSISLITAQQKLFKGGLGDHLERIFDLFHLWFKDMIHIQIGRNESIVFIDQLESLSKVAHTRSMQHWVSCMALAAESKKMLRSHVNGQLCMEQFLIGVSG
- a CDS encoding PSP1 domain-containing protein, translating into MYNVVGVRFKKAGKIYYFDPLEFAVDSEQHVIVETARGIEYGKVVIGRKQVNEDDVVLPLKKVIRIAGNEDAQIVEENRVAAKNAFATCLKKIKEHQLKMKLVDVEYTFDRNKIIFYFTAEGRVDFRELVKDLASIFRTRIELRQIGVRDEAKMLGGIGPCGRILCCSSWLGDFEPVSIKMAKDQSLSLNPTKISGLCGRLMCCLKFEHDNYESIKEELPAVGKFVVTSLGDGKVVGINANSRTVHVQIFDISKVKELPFDEVVVK